The DNA region CCGGAGAACTTCAACTGGTTCACCGACAATTCTGGGGTCCGCCGCCTCGCGGGCGCGCACCAGACGATGTGGGAGCCGCTCTTCATCCTGAATTATGGCACGGGTGAGCTCGAGCCGTGGCTCGCCACGGGCGCCGAGAGCAACGCGGACTTCACAGAGTGGACCGTGACGCTCCGCGATGGCGTGACGTGGTCCGACGGCGAGGCATTCAACGCCGATGACGTCGTATTCACTGTCAACATGGCTGAGAATACCGAGGATTTCTCCGCCCGCGAAGTGTCCGCGCTCACGAGCCAGGTGGCCTCCGTCGAGAAGGTGGACGACCTCACCGTGCGCTTCACGCTCGAGGGCTCCAATCCGCGCTTCATCGTGGAAAACTTCGGCGTTCGCATCGCGAACTCCTTCCTCATCATGCCCGAGCATGTGTGGTCGGCGGTGGACGATCCCGCCACCTTCACCTTCTTCCCGCCCATCGGCACGGGCCCCTATGCCTACAGCTCTGGCGCGTCGAACCGCATGATCTGGGACCGCCGCGACAGCTGGTGGGGCGCAGAGACGGGCTTCATGGACATGCCCGCACCCGAGCGTGTCATCTTCCTCGAGAGCGGCGGCGAGGAAAGCCGCGCACAGCTCATCGCGTCGAACCAGCTCGACGCCGCGCAAAACGTCACCATCGGCACCTTCGAGGCGATTCAGGCGCAGAACGACGCCGTCATCGCGTGGGTGGACGGCTTCCCCTTCGCGGCCGCCGATCCCTGCGCGCGCCAGCTCGAGATCAACACCACCGTCGCGCCCTGGGACAACGCCAACATGCGCCGCGCCGTGGCCTCGATCATCGACCGCTCGCAGATCGTGAACGTGGCCTACGAGGGCACGACGGAAGCGTCGCGGACGATGTTCGCGCAATACGGCTCCATGGCGCCCTTTATCGAAGCTGTGGAGGAGGCGGGCTATGGCCTGCCGGCGCGCGCAGATGTGGAGGCGGGTCAGGCGCTCATCGAAGCTGAAGGCTGGGTGCGCGACGGCGACTACTACATGAAGGACGGCGAGACGCTTGGCGTCGACATCCACGTGAACTCCGCCTCCACGGAATACACCCGCACCATCGACGTGGTCGTCGAGCAGCTGCAGCGCGCCGGGATCGACGCCCGTGCGACGCCCGTGGAAAACGGCGTGTTCTGGGGCGAGGTTCTGCCCTTCGGCGCTTACGAGATGTCCTATAGCTGGCTGTCCTGCGGGTCGGTGAACGAGCCATGGGCCTCCATGGGCCGCTATAACTCGCGCGATGTCGTGCCCGTGGGCGAGCGTTCGCCCGGCTTCAACAACACCTCGCGGTGGGACGGCCCCGCGGCGGATGCCTACACGGCCATCGTGGACCAGATCGCCACGAAGCCCCTTGGGGATCCCGAGGTGCCAGGACTGGTGGCGGAAGCCTACCAGTATCTCGATGCCGAGATGCCCTTCATCCCGCTCGCGCAGGCCTCGAAGCTCATCCCGTTCAACACGACCCATTGGACGGGCTGGCCGACCTCGGAGAACTACTACAACCACCCGTTCTTCTGGTGGGGCCACACGCACCAGATCATCCACAATCTGGAGCCCGCGGGCTAAGAACCTTCACGCCGCCCCGGGCCTGACCCGGGGCCTCCACCTCTGAGGCGAGAGGTCCCGGGTCAGGCCCGGGGCGTGATACGAAAGACGACCGTCCCGGACCCCGATCCGGGACCTCGCGCCGCCTCGAGAGGGCCCGCAAGAGGCCTGGGGCGACCGTGACACATCACTGCCGCGGGCAGTCCATGCCCGTGATGCCAAGGCACACCCCGCCCGACCGGTGTGCAGACGCTGTGTGTACGACCCCGGGTACGCCGTGTGCCAGTGCCCATCCGCCGCAACGGAAAGGAGCCCCGCCATGGGACGCATTCCAAGGGATTACCTGATCAACCGTCTGGTGACGCTGGTGCTCACCATTCTGATCGCCGCGACGATCATATGGATCATCCCGCGGCTTTCGCCGGTCGACCCCGCCGAGATCGCACTGGGGCGCATGGCAGCGGGCGCAGGAACGGTGGCAAATTCCGAGGAAATCCTCGCGCAGCTCAGGGCACAGATGGGCATCGATCAGCCACTGATCGTTCAGTATTTCAAATACTTGTCGGGCGCTCTTGTTTTCGATTTCGGGCTGTCGACCGCGGCCTTCCCGACGCCGGTCGCCACGCTCATCCTCAACGCGCTGCCCTGGACACTGGGGCTCATGATCCTGTCGCTCCTGATCACCTTCTTCATCGGCAACCTCCTCGGCGCGCTGATGGTCTGGGAGAAATCGCCCAATCTCGTGAAGGTGGCGATCCCGGCGGCGATGGTCTTTACCTCAATTCCGCCAATCCTTTCCGGGCTTCTCCTCATGTGGATTTTCAGCGCGAAACTGCAGTGGTTTCCGCTCACCGGTGCCTATTCGATCTTCGTGGAGCCGGGCTGGACATGGACGTTCGTGCAATCCGTCCTCTACCACGGCTTTCTGCCCGCGCTCTCCATCGTCATCGTGACGTTCGGCTTCTGGGCGCTCGGCATGCGCGGGCTCATGATCACCGTGCAGGGCGAGGACTACGTGACGCTGGCCAAGGCCAAGGGATTGAAGCCGCGGTACATCCTCTACCGCTACATGATTCGCAACGCGATCCTCCCGCAAATCACTGCTTTTGCACTGAAAATCGGGCTGCTCATCGCCGGGCAGGTGCTCGTGGAACGCATATTCGCCTATAACGGGATGGGCAAATTGCTCTACGACGCGATCCTCAACCAGGACTTCCCGGTCATCCAGGGGGTGAGTTACGTCATCATCCTCATGACCGCCGTGAGCGTCTTCCTCGTGGACCTGCTCTATCCCTTCATCGACCCCCGTATCCGGCATGAGGCTGCGTGATGGCTGAGTATTCGACAAACGACGGCGCAGCCGAAGCCGAAACCCCGCTTACACGTGCTGAAAGAAAGCAGGCGAGGCGGCTGAAAAGGTTCGACAATCCGTGGCTCAATCCGAAGCTCATGTGGGGCGTGGGGCTGCTCCTCGGCATCATCGCACTGGGCCTCCTCGGGCGCATTTTCTGGGATCCGGATCTCGTCTTCGTGGGCTCGGGCCTGCCGCGGCAGACGCCCTTCGGCTTCGAGAACATGCGCGGTCAGGCAGGCACGCTCGCCCACCCGCTGGGCACCGATGGCGGCGGTCGCGATCTTCTCGCGCTCCTCATCATCGGCGCGCCAAACACGCTCTTCGTGGGGCTTCTGGCCTCGCTCATAGGCATGTCCATCGGCATTTTCCTCGGTTTCTCCGCGGGCTTCCTGGGCGGGCGCACGGATGACACGATCCGTGTCCTCGCCGACGTGATGATCACGATCCCGCCGCTTCTCATCCTCGTCGTCTTCCAGTCGTCCTTCGGGGACGTCTCGCTCACAATGATGGCGCTCCTCATCGCGGGCTTCGTCTGGCAATCGCCCACGCGCCTCATCCGCGCGCAGGTGCTCTCGATGAAGCGCTCGGGCTACGTGCAGATGGCGCAGCTCAGCGGTGCGGGCACCTTCCACATCATGTTCCGGGAGATGATGCCCAACCTCGTGCCCTATCTCTTCGGCTCCTTCATTGCCTCGGTCACCACTTCCATTGTGACCGCCGTGGGGCTCGAAGTCCTCGGCCTCGGGCCGCAGCGGATCCCCACGCTGGGTCGCACGATCTACGAGGCCATCAATGCCGGCGCGCTCATCCAGAACCTCTGGTGGTGGTGGGGCCTGCCCACGCTCCTACTCGCGACGATGTTCATCGGGCTCCTCCTCATCAATCTGGGTCTCGACGAGGTCT from Pseudomonadota bacterium includes:
- a CDS encoding ABC transporter substrate-binding protein; this translates as MKKLIITASSLAIAASVASAQSVARENTVIFDLDRTITDPENFNWFTDNSGVRRLAGAHQTMWEPLFILNYGTGELEPWLATGAESNADFTEWTVTLRDGVTWSDGEAFNADDVVFTVNMAENTEDFSAREVSALTSQVASVEKVDDLTVRFTLEGSNPRFIVENFGVRIANSFLIMPEHVWSAVDDPATFTFFPPIGTGPYAYSSGASNRMIWDRRDSWWGAETGFMDMPAPERVIFLESGGEESRAQLIASNQLDAAQNVTIGTFEAIQAQNDAVIAWVDGFPFAAADPCARQLEINTTVAPWDNANMRRAVASIIDRSQIVNVAYEGTTEASRTMFAQYGSMAPFIEAVEEAGYGLPARADVEAGQALIEAEGWVRDGDYYMKDGETLGVDIHVNSASTEYTRTIDVVVEQLQRAGIDARATPVENGVFWGEVLPFGAYEMSYSWLSCGSVNEPWASMGRYNSRDVVPVGERSPGFNNTSRWDGPAADAYTAIVDQIATKPLGDPEVPGLVAEAYQYLDAEMPFIPLAQASKLIPFNTTHWTGWPTSENYYNHPFFWWGHTHQIIHNLEPAG
- a CDS encoding ABC transporter permease; its protein translation is MGRIPRDYLINRLVTLVLTILIAATIIWIIPRLSPVDPAEIALGRMAAGAGTVANSEEILAQLRAQMGIDQPLIVQYFKYLSGALVFDFGLSTAAFPTPVATLILNALPWTLGLMILSLLITFFIGNLLGALMVWEKSPNLVKVAIPAAMVFTSIPPILSGLLLMWIFSAKLQWFPLTGAYSIFVEPGWTWTFVQSVLYHGFLPALSIVIVTFGFWALGMRGLMITVQGEDYVTLAKAKGLKPRYILYRYMIRNAILPQITAFALKIGLLIAGQVLVERIFAYNGMGKLLYDAILNQDFPVIQGVSYVIILMTAVSVFLVDLLYPFIDPRIRHEAA
- a CDS encoding ABC transporter permease encodes the protein MAEYSTNDGAAEAETPLTRAERKQARRLKRFDNPWLNPKLMWGVGLLLGIIALGLLGRIFWDPDLVFVGSGLPRQTPFGFENMRGQAGTLAHPLGTDGGGRDLLALLIIGAPNTLFVGLLASLIGMSIGIFLGFSAGFLGGRTDDTIRVLADVMITIPPLLILVVFQSSFGDVSLTMMALLIAGFVWQSPTRLIRAQVLSMKRSGYVQMAQLSGAGTFHIMFREMMPNLVPYLFGSFIASVTTSIVTAVGLEVLGLGPQRIPTLGRTIYEAINAGALIQNLWWWWGLPTLLLATMFIGLLLINLGLDEVSNPRLRKLS